One genomic window of Solea solea chromosome 12, fSolSol10.1, whole genome shotgun sequence includes the following:
- the LOC131470506 gene encoding peroxisomal succinyl-coenzyme A thioesterase-like, with the protein MDRKQDCVKLSVQPSRGLMDEKFIVLVQNVPPCCALTVRAFNQCDKGNKWEAYGHYTADATGTVNVAEDISLGGTYSGIEPMGLLWSLRPVQGSKPGHSFVKKNTQTPMEVTISVYQGHQTEGFMNQVPLACAVVERWYMTPGVRRIPITEEGLDAVLFLPPGPGQFPGVLDLWGAGTIFLEYRSAMLASHGFASLTLNYLKPKVTLETGKMVDNEYFEKAYTFLQKHPAVLSDRIAMLGISFGSNLILKMACYFEVVKLRCAVCINATHVQPVGGTLEDMVNQLYDRRSKAYLNEEEQVIWRGLLLPIMTDPSTKLDMGRLQCPLLLVVGEDDQNMPSYESAMDMQKMMEQAGNSHLLTVLSYPNTGHVIEPPYMPHTRASGFRVPKTNEIYMTLWGGETVAHCHAQEDAWKNILAFLREHLFTDRKIVSHL; encoded by the exons ATGGACAGGAAACAAGATTGTGTGAAGCTGTCAGTCCAGCCGTCCAGAGGACTTATGGATGAGAAATTCATTGTCCTGGTCCAGAATGTCCCACCTTGTTGTGCGCTGACTGTCCGTGCTTTCAACCAGTGTGATAAAGGCAACAAGTGGGAGGCGTATGGTCACTACACTGCCGATGCCACTGGGACTGTGAATG ttgcaGAGGATATCAGTCTGGGTGGGACATATTCTGGGATAGAACCAATGGGTCTGTTGTGGAGCCTCAGACCAGTTCAGGGCAGCAAACCGGGACACAG CTTTGTAAAGAAGAACACCCAGACTCCCATGGAGGTCACAATCTCAGTGTATCAGGGTCACCAGACTGAAGGGTTCATGAACCAGGTGCCGCTGGCCTGTGCAGTGGTGGAGCGCTGGTACATGACGCCTGGTGTCCGCAGGATCCCGATCACGGAGGAAGGACTTGATGCAGTCCTCTTCCTTCCACCAG GGCCCGGGCAGTTTCCTGGAGTCTTGGACCTGTGGGGGGCTGGAACAATCTTCCTAGAGTACCGTTCAGCGATGCTAGCATCCCACGGCTTTGCTTCCTTGACTCTCAACTACCTGAAACCTAAAGTCACCTTGGAAACTGGGAAAATGGTGGACAATGAGTACTTTGAG AAGGCCTATACATTCCTGCAGAAGCATCCTGCGGTCCTCAGTGACAGAATCGCCATGCTGGGAATTTCCTTTGGCAGCAACTTAATCCTCAAAATGGCTTGTTATTTTGAAGTTGTAAAG CTCAGGTGTGCAGTGTGTATTAACGCTACCCATGTGCAGCCAGTTGGTGGAACTTTAGAGGACATGGTGAATCAATTGTACGA TAGGCGAAGCAAGGCTTACCTGAATGAGGAGGAACAGGTGATTTGGCGAGGCTTACTGCTGCCCATCATGACGGACCCATCAACTAAGCTGGAC ATGGGGCGACTGCAGTGTCCTCTGTTGCTGGTTGTAGGTGAGGATGATCAGAACATGCCCAGCTACGAGTCTGCAATGGAT ATGCAGAAGATGATGGAACAAGCAGGAAACAGCCACCTGCTGACTGTCCTGTCGTACCCTAACACCGGGCATGTGATTGAACCTCCCTACATGCCACATACCCGAGCCAGCGGCTTCAGAGTtcccaaaacaaatgaaatat ATATGACTCTGTGGGGTGGAGAGACGGTGGCACATTGCCATGCTCAGGAAGATGCTTGGAAAAATATACTAGCCTTTCTGAGAGAACATCTGTTTAcagatagaaagattgtttccCATCTGTAA
- the enc2 gene encoding kelch-like protein 25: protein MSVTVHENRKSRTSTGSMNISLFHKPSHPDSVLTHLNTMRKQCVFTDVTLWAGDRSFPCHRAVLAACSRYFEAMFSGGLRESLDSDVNFRDSIHPEILELLLDFAYSSRVIINEENAESLLEAADMLQFHDIRDAAAEFLEKNLHSSNCLGMMLLSDAHQCKRLYELSWRMCLLHYETVRESEDFYNLSKDKLLELILSDELEIEDEQIVFNSVLRWVQYDLEDRRHHLSELLRGIRLALLPSECLLEAVACEELIMADKRSRSIVEEAMQCKKKILQNDGVVTSPFARPRKAGHTLLILGGQTFMCDKIYQVDHKAKEIIPKADLPSPRKEFSACAIGCKVYVTGGRGSENGVSKDVWIYDTVHEEWSKGAPMLIARFGHGSAELENSLYVVGGHTAIAGVFPASPSVSLKQVERYDPLTNKWTMMAPLRDGVSNAAVVSAKLKLFVFGGSTIHRDKASKVQCYDPVGNRWTIAAECPQPWRYTAAAVVGSQIFIMGGDTEFTAASAYRFDCENNQWTRVGDMTSKRMSCHAVASGNKLYVVGGYFGTQRCKTLDCYDPTSDSWNSITTVPYSLIPTAFVSTWKHLPA from the exons ATGTCGGTGACTGTTCATGAGAATCGTAAATCCCGCACCAGCACAGGCTCCATGAACATCTCGCTGTTCCACAAGCCTTCGCATCCTGACAGTGTCCTGACTCACCTCAACACCATGAGGAAACAGTGCGTGTTCACTGATGTCACGCTGTGGGCCGGGGATCGCTCTTTTCCATGCCACAG GGCAGTCTTGGCAGCGTGTAGCCGGTATTTTGAGGCCATGTTCAGTGGGGGGCTTCGAGAAAGTCTGGACAGTGACGTCAATTTCAGAGACAGCATACACCCTGAG ATTCTGGAGCTACTGTTGGACTTTGCCTACTCTTCTCGAGTCATCATAAATGAGGAAAACGCAGAGTCGTTGTTGGAGGCAGCAGACATGCTGCAGTTTCACGACATCCGTGATGCAGCTGCAGAGTTTTTAGAAAAAAATCTACATTCATCCAACTGCTTGGGGATGATGCTGCTGTCAGATGCCCATCAGTGTAAAAGACTATACGAGCTGTCATGGCGGATGTGTCTGTTACACTATGAGACG GTAAGAGAATCTGAAGATTTCTACAATCTGTCTAAAGATAAATTGCTGGAGTTGATTCTTAGTGATGAGCTGGAGATAGAGGATGAACAG ATTGTGTTCAACTCTGTATTGCGATGGGTTCAATATGACTTGGAGGATCGGCGTCATCATTTATCAGAGCTGCTGAGGGGCATCAGGCTGGCTCTGCTGCCGTCAGAGTGTTTGTTGGAGGCTGTTGCCTGTGAAGAGTTGATTATGGCTGACAAGAGGAGCAG ATCAATTGTAGAAGAAGCAATGCAGTGTAAGAAAAAAATCCTTCAGAACGACGGAGTAGTGACGAGTCCCTTTGCTCGACCTCGTAAAGCAGGACACACCCTGCTTATTCTTGGTGGCCAGACCTTCATGTGTGACAAGATATACCAG GTTGATCATAAAGCAAAGGAGATTATACCTAAAGCAGACCTTCCCAGCCCCAGGAAGGAGTTCAGTGCATGTGCCATCGGCTGCAAGGTCTATgtgacaggaggaagaggatcaGAGAACGGAGTTTCTAAAGACGTCTGGATCTATGACACTGTCCATGAAGAATGGTCTAAAGGAGCACCTATGCTAATAGCAAG GTTTGGCCATGGTTCAGCTGAGTTGGAGAACAGTCTGTATGTTGTTGGTGGTCATACAGCCATAGCTGGAGTTTTTCCAgcctctccatctgtctcccTAAAACAG GTGGAGAGGTACGATCCTCTCACTAATAAATGGACCATGATGGCTCCTCTAAGAGATGGAGTCAGTAATGCAGCTGTGGTCAGTGCCAAACTCAAACTCTTTGTTTTTGGAGGGTCCACCATACACCGGGACAAAGCCTCTAAG GTCCAGTGCTATGACCCTGTAGGTAACCGCTGGACTATTGCAGCTGAATGCCCTCAGCCATGGCGCTACACGGCAGCTGCTGTCGTAGGGAGCCAGATCTTCATCATGGGTGGCGACACAGAATTCACAGCTGCCTCTGCGTATCGCTTTGACTGTGAAAACAATCAGTGGACCCGCGTTGGTGACATGACATCCAAGCGGATGAGCTGTCACGCCGTGGCCTCGGGAAATAAACTGTATGTGGTTGGAGGATATTTTGGAACGCAGCGTTGTAAAACGTTAGACTGTTATGACCCCACATCAGACAGTTGGAACTCCATCACCACAGTGCCTTATTCACTGATCCCCACTGCCTTTGTCAGCACCTGGAAACACCTACCTGCCTAA